A single genomic interval of Porphyromonas sp. oral taxon 275 harbors:
- the udk gene encoding uridine kinase encodes MSPNQTTVIGVAGGSASGKSTLVRKLQEAFVEEHVTTLCHDYYYKAHDELSFEERTQLNYDHPHSFDTDMMIEHIRQLKQGESIQRPVYSFTEHNRLPQTVLVHPAKVLILDGILILEHKELRELMDVKVFVDTDADVRLARRLVRDVQERGRDMNSVLKQYFSTVKPMHRDFVEPSKRYADIIIPEGGMNPVALSLLVENIHSLLR; translated from the coding sequence ATGAGTCCTAATCAAACTACGGTAATTGGTGTCGCTGGAGGCTCGGCCTCTGGTAAGTCTACCCTCGTACGCAAGCTGCAGGAGGCCTTTGTCGAGGAGCACGTCACCACGCTCTGTCACGACTACTACTATAAGGCCCATGACGAACTGAGCTTCGAGGAGCGCACCCAGCTCAACTACGACCATCCGCACTCCTTCGACACGGATATGATGATCGAGCATATCCGCCAGCTCAAGCAGGGAGAGAGCATCCAGCGCCCCGTCTACTCCTTCACCGAGCACAACCGACTCCCGCAGACGGTACTCGTACACCCAGCCAAGGTGCTCATCCTCGATGGTATCCTCATCCTCGAGCATAAGGAGCTGCGCGAACTGATGGACGTCAAGGTCTTCGTCGATACCGATGCCGACGTACGCCTAGCACGCCGCCTCGTGCGCGATGTCCAGGAGCGTGGACGCGACATGAATTCGGTGCTCAAGCAGTACTTCTCTACGGTCAAGCCCATGCACCGCGACTTCGTAGAGCCCTCCAAGCGCTACGCCGACATCATCATCCCCGAGGGCGGCATGAATCCCGTGGCCCTCTCCCTCTTGGTGGAGAATATCCATTCCCTCCTCCGCTAG
- a CDS encoding glycoside hydrolase family 3 protein, whose protein sequence is MERWVDSVYRELSPRERLGQLIMPIIYPVPADSTQLLERLKREQWGGILFQKGLLAEQRQLTLRLQQAARTPLLIALDGEWGLYMRLKDAPRYPRSQQIAAASTQLLEAYGREVARQCRLMGIHINFAPVLDVNSNPRNPVIGTRSFGSTVEEVKRGALAYARGLESGGVLSVAKHFPGHGDTSEDSHKTLPSVNASKARMEALELVPFRSYFAAGYGGVMTAHLRVPAYDSTGRPASLSQAITTDLLQRQMGFKGLIFTDALEMKGAQVKPGESLIVAALLAGNDILLGPPQPQQALRELEQALSKGEIPAQLLEEKCKKILRFKYALIVHPGTSQEASPAEVKHRIWTSEEARLRQQLEQLGTKRAKEQDPTAATGAASRRK, encoded by the coding sequence ATGGAACGCTGGGTCGATAGCGTCTATCGGGAACTCAGCCCCCGCGAGCGTCTCGGGCAGCTCATCATGCCCATCATCTACCCCGTCCCCGCCGATAGCACACAGCTGCTGGAGCGCCTAAAGCGCGAGCAGTGGGGTGGCATCCTCTTCCAGAAGGGACTGCTGGCAGAGCAGCGCCAGCTTACCCTCCGCCTACAGCAGGCAGCCCGTACACCCCTGCTCATCGCCCTCGACGGCGAATGGGGGCTCTATATGCGCCTCAAGGATGCCCCGCGCTATCCACGCAGCCAGCAGATCGCAGCCGCCTCCACCCAGCTCCTCGAGGCCTACGGCCGTGAGGTCGCCCGCCAATGCCGCCTCATGGGGATACACATCAACTTCGCCCCCGTGCTGGACGTCAACAGCAATCCGCGCAATCCTGTCATCGGCACGCGTAGCTTCGGCAGCACCGTGGAAGAGGTCAAGCGTGGAGCACTGGCCTACGCCCGAGGGCTCGAGTCGGGTGGCGTCCTCTCCGTAGCCAAGCACTTCCCTGGCCATGGCGACACCTCCGAGGACTCGCACAAGACGCTCCCGAGTGTCAACGCCAGCAAGGCGCGTATGGAGGCCCTCGAGCTCGTGCCCTTCCGCAGCTACTTCGCTGCGGGCTATGGAGGCGTGATGACAGCCCACCTACGTGTCCCCGCCTATGACTCTACGGGGCGCCCCGCCTCCCTAAGCCAAGCGATCACAACCGACCTACTCCAGAGGCAGATGGGCTTCAAGGGGCTAATCTTCACCGATGCCCTCGAGATGAAAGGAGCACAGGTGAAGCCTGGAGAGTCCCTGATCGTCGCAGCGCTACTAGCAGGCAACGACATCCTCCTTGGCCCCCCTCAGCCGCAGCAGGCCCTACGGGAGCTGGAGCAAGCCCTAAGCAAGGGAGAGATCCCCGCGCAACTGCTGGAGGAGAAGTGCAAGAAGATCCTACGCTTCAAGTACGCCCTCATCGTCCACCCGGGCACCAGCCAGGAGGCCAGCCCTGCTGAGGTCAAGCACCGCATCTGGACTAGTGAGGAGGCTCGCCTCAGGCAGCAGCTCGAGCAGCTGGGGACGAAGCGAGCGAAGGAGCAAGACCCCACGGCAGCCACGGGCGCTGCCTCCCGCCGCAAGTAA